A DNA window from Haloferax volcanii DS2 contains the following coding sequences:
- a CDS encoding cupin domain-containing protein has translation MADSTTVDELVVTKLSDATSTALEGGRTESVELRGVSVTRATLEPGWGAEADRDGTEPDYCQSAHDIYVVSGTLGLELDDGARTEIAAGCAATIPPGHRGWTVGDERLVYLEFDPSE, from the coding sequence ATGGCAGACAGTACAACAGTCGACGAACTGGTCGTCACGAAGCTTTCCGACGCAACCTCGACAGCACTCGAAGGCGGTCGCACGGAGTCGGTCGAACTACGCGGCGTGTCGGTCACGCGAGCGACGCTGGAGCCGGGGTGGGGAGCGGAAGCCGACCGCGACGGAACGGAACCCGACTACTGTCAGAGCGCCCACGACATCTACGTCGTCTCCGGGACGCTCGGTCTCGAACTGGACGACGGGGCGCGGACGGAGATTGCCGCCGGCTGTGCCGCGACCATCCCGCCGGGGCATCGCGGCTGGACGGTCGGAGACGAGCGACTCGTCTATCTGGAGTTCGACCCGAGCGAGTAA
- a CDS encoding dihydrodipicolinate synthase family protein, producing MPLAESGVREHLRGVAAGLLTPFDDDLDIEHDELAANATTLYDGGIRTFLASANISEYHSLTRQERVDVTATAVDALPSDVCVLAGVGGSTASARELIDAYDRIGVDGMMIMPPDHTYVHERGLLRYYEKLAEASTAPLVPYVKGFNPSINYLRDLAGLDGVVGIKYAIEDAVKLGAAASTTGDDVVWVDGLAEPFAVSFWNEGIEGFSAGVSNFRPEVGLALFEALTEENWGRARELRNICLPYQNFRDQTGQNNSLDGAISVPAVKKGLELAGLRGGAVREPIRSLSADDERRAEELYDQLDDDIERLID from the coding sequence ATGCCACTCGCAGAGAGCGGTGTGCGCGAGCACCTGCGCGGCGTCGCCGCCGGGCTCCTCACCCCGTTCGACGACGACCTCGACATCGAACACGACGAACTGGCAGCGAACGCGACGACGCTCTACGACGGGGGAATCCGCACGTTCCTCGCGTCGGCGAACATCAGCGAGTACCACTCGCTGACCCGGCAGGAACGCGTCGATGTGACGGCGACGGCGGTCGACGCGCTCCCGTCAGACGTGTGCGTCCTCGCCGGCGTCGGCGGGAGCACGGCGAGCGCGCGCGAACTCATCGACGCCTACGACCGCATCGGCGTCGACGGGATGATGATAATGCCGCCGGACCACACCTACGTCCACGAGCGCGGCCTGCTTCGCTACTACGAGAAACTAGCCGAGGCCTCGACGGCCCCGCTGGTGCCGTACGTGAAGGGGTTTAACCCGTCAATCAACTATCTCCGTGACCTCGCGGGACTCGACGGCGTGGTCGGCATCAAGTACGCCATCGAAGACGCCGTAAAACTCGGCGCGGCCGCCAGCACCACCGGCGACGACGTGGTCTGGGTGGACGGCCTCGCGGAGCCCTTCGCCGTCTCGTTTTGGAACGAGGGCATCGAGGGGTTCTCGGCGGGCGTGAGCAACTTCCGCCCGGAAGTCGGCCTCGCGCTGTTCGAGGCGCTCACCGAGGAGAACTGGGGGCGCGCCCGCGAGCTTCGAAACATCTGTCTGCCCTACCAGAACTTCCGCGACCAGACCGGGCAGAACAACAGCCTCGACGGCGCTATCAGCGTCCCAGCGGTGAAGAAGGGGCTCGAACTGGCCGGCCTGCGCGGCGGGGCAGTCCGCGAGCCGATTCGGTCGCTGTCGGCCGACGACGAGCGCCGCGCCGAGGAACTGTACGACCAACTCGACGACGACATCGAACGTCTCATCGACTGA
- a CDS encoding family 4 glycosyl hydrolase produces MYQLSEQAEPVPSGSSRTIDIGYIGGGSQGWAHTLINDLAQCPDLAGSVTLYDVNYEMASKNALLGNRVMDREEAAGDWSFEATRSMDKALDGADFVICSIQDPPGETFVHDIDVPQEYGIYQTVADTVGPGGAIRALRAIPQYRDIAATVRERCPDAWVINYTNPMTVCTRALYEEFPDINAIGLCHEVFKTQELFADMAERYIDEAEDVARDEVRVNVKGVNHFTWVDEARWRDRDVFQYLDEELDRRKPLFDRESGDLDAESYWVNNEEVALDLYDRFGVLGAAGDRHLVEFVPWYLSIDEPAEIQRYGIRLTPSSARVSDDEGPDEMERYLEGDAAFEFRESGEEAVDIMRALSGEGTFVTHLNYPNEGQVDGLPEGAVVETNALLSGDDVTPLCAGGLPDEVESMVQTHVTNQETLVRAGFEGDLDLAFQAFLNEPLVTVSRDEAQELFAKLVELEREYFTDYDLDASVLRA; encoded by the coding sequence ATGTATCAGCTGTCGGAGCAGGCGGAGCCTGTACCGTCGGGTTCGTCCCGAACCATCGACATCGGCTACATCGGCGGCGGGAGTCAGGGGTGGGCCCACACGCTCATCAACGACCTCGCGCAGTGTCCTGACCTCGCGGGGAGCGTCACGCTGTACGACGTGAACTACGAGATGGCGTCGAAGAACGCCCTCCTCGGCAACCGCGTGATGGACCGCGAGGAGGCGGCCGGTGACTGGTCGTTCGAGGCGACCCGGAGCATGGACAAGGCGCTCGACGGGGCCGACTTCGTCATCTGTTCGATTCAGGACCCGCCGGGCGAGACGTTCGTCCACGACATCGACGTGCCACAGGAGTACGGCATCTATCAGACGGTCGCCGACACCGTCGGTCCCGGCGGGGCGATTCGGGCGCTGCGTGCGATTCCGCAGTACCGCGACATCGCCGCGACGGTCCGCGAGCGCTGCCCGGACGCGTGGGTTATCAACTACACCAACCCGATGACGGTCTGCACGCGGGCGCTCTACGAGGAGTTCCCCGACATCAACGCCATCGGGCTCTGCCACGAGGTGTTCAAGACGCAGGAGCTGTTTGCCGACATGGCGGAGCGCTACATCGACGAGGCCGAGGACGTCGCCCGCGACGAGGTTCGAGTGAACGTCAAGGGCGTCAACCACTTCACGTGGGTCGACGAGGCGCGGTGGCGCGACCGCGACGTGTTCCAGTACCTCGACGAGGAACTCGACCGCCGGAAGCCGCTTTTCGACCGCGAGTCGGGCGACCTCGACGCCGAGTCCTACTGGGTGAACAACGAGGAAGTCGCGCTCGACCTCTACGACCGCTTCGGCGTCCTCGGCGCGGCGGGCGACCGTCACCTCGTGGAGTTCGTCCCGTGGTATCTGAGCATCGACGAGCCGGCGGAAATCCAGCGCTACGGCATCCGGCTCACGCCGAGTTCGGCCCGCGTCTCCGACGACGAGGGTCCGGACGAGATGGAGCGCTACCTCGAAGGCGACGCGGCGTTCGAGTTCCGCGAGTCCGGCGAGGAGGCGGTCGACATCATGCGGGCGCTCTCCGGCGAGGGGACGTTCGTCACGCACCTCAACTACCCCAACGAGGGGCAGGTCGACGGTCTCCCCGAGGGCGCGGTGGTGGAGACGAACGCGCTCCTCTCCGGCGACGACGTGACGCCCCTCTGTGCGGGCGGCCTGCCCGACGAGGTCGAGAGCATGGTGCAAACCCACGTCACGAATCAGGAGACGCTCGTCCGCGCGGGCTTCGAGGGCGACCTCGACCTCGCGTTTCAGGCGTTCCTCAACGAACCGCTCGTCACCGTCTCGCGCGACGAGGCACAGGAGTTGTTCGCGAAACTCGTCGAACTAGAGCGGGAGTACTTCACGGACTACGACCTCGACGCGTCGGTCCTGCGGGCGTAA
- a CDS encoding carbon-nitrogen hydrolase family protein, with the protein MSRFVAAACQLDSRDDKAANVERALGLLDEAAADGADFVAFPEMTTFIGPEERFAEVAEALDGPTIQRFSEKAREHGVFVHTGSFFERIPDSDRVYNTSALIGPSGEVLDTYRKVHLFDIELDGSVEHRESDYVAPGDRPVTVDTDLATFGLSICYDLRFPGLYRAMAQSGANVLLVPSAFTMHTGKDHWEPLLRARAIENQAYVIAPGQIGDKPSWVETYGRTLVVDPWGNVISKARDREEVVTATIDLSHLDEIRRDMQTLQHARPDVYERSEK; encoded by the coding sequence ATGTCCCGATTCGTGGCGGCCGCGTGCCAGCTAGACTCCCGAGACGACAAGGCGGCGAACGTGGAGCGGGCGCTCGGCCTCCTCGACGAGGCCGCGGCCGACGGCGCTGATTTCGTGGCGTTCCCGGAGATGACGACCTTCATCGGCCCGGAAGAGCGGTTCGCAGAGGTCGCGGAGGCGCTGGATGGCCCGACGATACAACGGTTCTCGGAGAAGGCCCGCGAGCACGGCGTCTTCGTCCACACGGGCAGTTTCTTCGAGCGGATTCCGGACAGCGACCGAGTCTACAACACGTCGGCGCTCATCGGCCCGAGCGGCGAGGTGCTCGACACCTACCGGAAGGTCCACCTGTTCGACATCGAACTCGACGGCAGCGTCGAACACCGCGAGTCCGACTACGTCGCCCCCGGCGATAGGCCGGTGACGGTCGATACCGACCTCGCGACGTTCGGCCTCTCTATCTGCTACGACCTTCGGTTTCCGGGGCTCTACCGGGCGATGGCGCAGTCCGGCGCGAACGTCCTACTCGTCCCGTCGGCGTTCACGATGCACACCGGAAAAGACCACTGGGAGCCGCTCCTTCGCGCCCGCGCCATCGAGAATCAGGCGTACGTCATCGCGCCCGGCCAAATCGGGGACAAGCCGTCGTGGGTCGAGACCTACGGCCGCACGCTCGTCGTCGACCCGTGGGGGAACGTGATTTCGAAGGCGCGGGACCGCGAGGAAGTCGTCACGGCGACCATCGACCTGTCGCATCTGGACGAGATTCGCCGCGACATGCAGACGCTCCAGCACGCGCGACCGGACGTGTACGAGCGGTCGGAGAAGTGA
- a CDS encoding mandelate racemase/muconate lactonizing enzyme family protein, translating into MHVTDIEVIPISHRLPDGQGLGDARGFGHDRATTLIRVDTDTGEVGWGEAFAPGSVIAPVVDEFFRDDVVGMDPFDVRRLAEESYTDPYHFGGSVFVQSALSGIDVALWDLVGKATGKPVHRLLGGTPRETLTAYASTMYFTEADRDIAAPIRDAVDEGFSAAKIKIGTGTDSDVERVRTARQLLGDDARLMVDINGNYRPRQAIRTAKAIEEFDITWMEEPVPPENLSGYREVKRGVDVPLAAGEAHYGRFEFKRLVDDRTVDVAQPNLGRCGGLSEASRIADLASTENVAVRPHVWNSAVGLAAAVQFAASVSDYPHTRHVPDPMLVEFDRSENPLRDEILKSPFDPTGGEVDVPQAPGLGVEIDEDAVERYRADN; encoded by the coding sequence ATGCACGTAACCGACATCGAAGTCATCCCGATATCGCACCGCCTGCCCGACGGGCAGGGTCTCGGCGACGCGCGCGGGTTCGGCCACGACAGGGCGACGACGCTCATCCGCGTCGACACCGACACCGGCGAGGTCGGCTGGGGCGAGGCGTTCGCCCCGGGAAGCGTTATCGCGCCCGTCGTCGACGAGTTCTTCCGCGACGACGTGGTCGGCATGGACCCCTTCGACGTGCGACGGCTCGCCGAGGAGTCGTACACCGACCCGTACCACTTCGGCGGGAGCGTCTTCGTCCAGAGCGCCCTCAGCGGCATCGACGTGGCTCTCTGGGACCTCGTCGGCAAGGCGACCGGCAAGCCCGTCCACCGGCTCCTCGGCGGGACGCCCCGCGAGACGCTCACGGCCTACGCCTCGACGATGTACTTCACCGAGGCGGACCGCGACATCGCCGCGCCGATTCGAGACGCCGTCGACGAGGGCTTCTCGGCGGCCAAGATAAAAATCGGCACCGGCACGGACTCCGACGTGGAGCGGGTTCGAACCGCCCGCCAACTCCTCGGCGACGACGCGCGACTGATGGTCGACATCAACGGGAACTACCGGCCGCGACAGGCGATCCGAACCGCGAAGGCCATCGAGGAGTTCGACATCACGTGGATGGAAGAACCGGTCCCGCCGGAGAACCTCTCGGGCTACCGCGAGGTCAAACGCGGCGTCGACGTGCCGCTGGCGGCCGGCGAGGCGCACTACGGCCGCTTCGAGTTCAAGCGTCTCGTGGACGACCGGACGGTCGACGTGGCCCAGCCCAATCTCGGTCGGTGCGGCGGGCTCTCGGAGGCGAGTCGCATCGCCGACCTCGCCAGCACGGAGAACGTGGCGGTCCGGCCGCACGTCTGGAACAGCGCTGTCGGCCTCGCCGCGGCGGTCCAGTTCGCGGCCTCGGTCTCGGACTACCCGCACACGCGGCACGTCCCGGACCCGATGCTGGTCGAGTTCGACCGGAGCGAGAACCCGCTCCGCGACGAGATTCTCAAGTCGCCGTTCGACCCGACCGGCGGCGAAGTGGACGTGCCACAGGCCCCCGGACTGGGCGTCGAAATCGACGAAGACGCGGTCGAGCGGTACCGCGCCGACAACTGA
- a CDS encoding ThuA domain-containing protein translates to MPTRVTVWNENVHEREEPAVAERYPTGIHGTIAAHLEGPDREVRTATLQEPEHGLDEATLDATDVLVWWSHCANDEVTDAVAERVVDRVHEGMGFIPLHSGKNSKPFTRLMGTTCNIKYRHGGERERVWVADPGHPIADGLDEQFVIPATETYGEPYDIPEPDRTVFISWFEGGDVFRSGVCYRRGRGRIFAFRPGHEEYPIFHQDEVKRVIDNAVEWATPTEGASARWGKTDPLEHVEE, encoded by the coding sequence ATGCCCACACGAGTCACCGTCTGGAACGAGAACGTCCACGAACGGGAGGAACCGGCCGTTGCGGAGCGGTATCCGACGGGAATCCACGGAACCATCGCGGCGCATCTGGAGGGACCGGACCGCGAGGTACGAACGGCGACGTTACAGGAACCAGAACACGGCTTAGACGAGGCGACGCTGGACGCGACGGACGTGTTGGTCTGGTGGTCCCACTGCGCCAACGACGAGGTGACAGACGCCGTCGCGGAGCGCGTCGTCGACCGCGTCCACGAGGGGATGGGCTTCATCCCGCTGCACTCTGGGAAGAACTCGAAGCCGTTCACGCGACTGATGGGGACGACCTGCAACATCAAATACCGCCACGGCGGCGAGCGCGAGCGGGTGTGGGTCGCGGACCCCGGCCACCCCATCGCCGACGGCCTCGACGAGCAGTTCGTCATCCCGGCGACGGAGACGTACGGCGAGCCCTACGACATCCCTGAACCCGATAGAACCGTCTTCATCTCGTGGTTCGAAGGCGGCGACGTGTTCCGCTCGGGCGTCTGCTACCGCCGCGGCCGCGGACGAATCTTCGCGTTCCGACCGGGCCACGAGGAGTATCCCATCTTCCACCAAGACGAGGTCAAACGCGTCATCGACAACGCCGTCGAGTGGGCGACGCCGACCGAGGGCGCGTCGGCGCGGTGGGGGAAGACCGACCCGCTCGAACACGTCGAGGAGTGA
- a CDS encoding DUF5518 domain-containing protein — translation MVSIPRFSALSPEWNAALVGAIASLPISAVVNWFPNSEATVGAGMMIFGAVTAGVVAAVRSVDSDAAGLYAGFLGGVLELVIFAVTTGTTVAWPLSRVAFFAFAGGVVVCLASMFGLGCGRIGGWLMRTVGSRWNPTASTS, via the coding sequence ATGGTCTCGATTCCCCGATTCAGTGCCCTCTCTCCGGAATGGAACGCCGCGCTCGTCGGGGCGATAGCCTCGCTTCCCATCAGTGCCGTGGTGAACTGGTTCCCGAACTCGGAGGCGACCGTCGGTGCCGGGATGATGATATTCGGGGCGGTCACCGCGGGAGTCGTCGCCGCGGTCCGCTCGGTGGACTCGGACGCCGCCGGACTCTACGCCGGTTTTCTTGGCGGCGTTCTAGAACTGGTCATATTCGCGGTGACGACGGGAACGACGGTGGCGTGGCCGCTGTCCAGAGTCGCGTTCTTCGCATTCGCCGGCGGGGTCGTCGTCTGTCTCGCCTCCATGTTCGGTCTGGGGTGCGGTCGAATCGGCGGATGGCTGATGCGGACTGTCGGCTCACGGTGGAACCCCACCGCGAGCACGTCGTAG
- a CDS encoding Gfo/Idh/MocA family protein, translating into MPRQTDPSPIAVGVVGLGSLGRRLCQQFVELPRSDLVAISDVDPDGLTEVGDSFDVPEAHRYRSFEAFLDSAPMDAVAVATPNGLHYEQTSAVLDRGLHVLCEKPLATDAEEAYELTTRAEASDQTVMVGYQRHFNPAYKRARDEWADGDRVPRFITGEVTHDWQSYYEKEDDWRMNPELSGGGHLLNVGTHVIDAILWTTGLTPTHVNAYVDFHDDEQVFDRQSSIIIEFEEGAVANVSDTGVVARTREHVHIWDDEGAIYLEGHEWDDRTGYVIDDEGTEHHPYDGYERWLSKGTAFLDAIETGETPPATARDGLKAVLITMAAYESGRRNERVALDDLYPFAADVFQ; encoded by the coding sequence ATGCCGCGTCAGACAGACCCGTCTCCAATCGCCGTCGGCGTCGTCGGCCTCGGTAGCCTCGGTCGTCGGCTCTGCCAACAGTTCGTCGAACTCCCCCGGTCGGACCTCGTCGCCATCTCCGACGTGGACCCCGACGGCCTCACCGAGGTCGGTGACTCCTTCGACGTTCCCGAGGCGCACCGCTACCGGTCGTTCGAGGCGTTCCTCGACTCGGCCCCGATGGACGCCGTCGCCGTCGCGACGCCCAACGGCCTCCACTACGAACAGACCTCGGCCGTGTTGGACCGCGGCCTGCACGTCCTCTGCGAGAAGCCGCTCGCGACCGACGCCGAGGAGGCCTACGAACTCACGACCCGCGCCGAGGCGAGCGACCAAACCGTGATGGTCGGCTACCAGCGACACTTCAATCCGGCCTACAAGCGCGCCCGCGACGAGTGGGCCGACGGCGACCGCGTCCCGCGCTTTATCACCGGCGAGGTGACTCACGACTGGCAGTCCTACTACGAGAAGGAAGACGACTGGCGGATGAACCCCGAACTGAGCGGCGGCGGTCACCTCCTGAACGTCGGCACGCACGTCATCGACGCCATCCTCTGGACGACCGGACTCACCCCGACCCACGTCAACGCCTACGTCGACTTCCACGACGACGAGCAGGTGTTCGACCGCCAGTCCTCCATCATCATCGAGTTCGAGGAGGGCGCGGTGGCGAACGTCTCCGACACGGGCGTCGTCGCGCGGACCCGCGAGCACGTCCACATCTGGGACGACGAGGGCGCGATATACCTCGAAGGCCACGAGTGGGACGACCGCACCGGCTACGTCATCGACGACGAGGGGACCGAACACCACCCCTACGACGGCTACGAGCGGTGGCTGAGCAAGGGAACCGCGTTCCTCGACGCCATCGAGACCGGCGAGACGCCGCCCGCGACCGCCCGCGACGGCCTCAAGGCGGTGCTCATCACCATGGCGGCCTACGAGTCGGGCCGGCGCAACGAGCGCGTCGCCCTCGACGACCTCTACCCGTTCGCCGCCGACGTCTTCCAGTAG
- a CDS encoding mandelate racemase/muconate lactonizing enzyme family protein codes for MRIATISGYALSSPIEPPQDRPFHGGTRRLLKRDVVLVVVESADGTRGIATAGASSSAMREYFEGDSQGTFADVVNGAVADALEGEPIEEVEDAHAILRDTDLPDRLRHEAISALDVALYDIRGKQVGAPIYELLADDYGTDPTTEMPLYASAGMYMEPEGYAEQAATIRDLGFFGYKYRPGIGPDGDRRTIELLSDVAGEMEVMLDVHTWWKIRGGYDRETVEDLVTFAAERDCYWVEEPVSPDDHAGYVDLAATGAPLAGGESEPTPDGLVALGETGAVAFLQGDVRHHCGYTGCRPAVESCVGRDVEFVPHNFGTWVGLLANAHLVAAAPEVSLLEYPVFEDDPLLDAETDPGMYPFDLAFDIIEGQPAVEDGVLSLSDEPGLGIEVNFDALDDYPFRDGPWTEFHYDED; via the coding sequence ATGCGAATCGCGACTATCAGCGGCTACGCTCTCTCGTCACCCATCGAACCGCCGCAGGACCGCCCCTTCCACGGTGGCACCCGTCGCCTCCTCAAACGCGACGTGGTGCTCGTCGTCGTCGAATCGGCCGACGGCACCCGCGGCATCGCCACCGCGGGAGCGAGCAGTTCCGCGATGCGGGAGTACTTCGAGGGCGACTCGCAGGGGACCTTCGCGGACGTGGTAAACGGTGCGGTCGCCGACGCGCTCGAAGGCGAGCCAATCGAGGAAGTCGAAGACGCCCACGCGATACTCCGCGACACCGACCTGCCCGACCGACTCCGCCACGAGGCTATTTCGGCGCTCGACGTGGCGCTGTACGACATCCGCGGGAAGCAGGTCGGCGCGCCCATCTACGAACTGCTCGCCGACGACTACGGCACCGACCCGACGACGGAGATGCCCCTGTACGCGAGCGCCGGGATGTACATGGAACCCGAGGGCTACGCCGAGCAGGCGGCGACCATCCGCGACCTCGGCTTCTTCGGCTACAAGTACCGACCGGGCATCGGCCCCGACGGGGACCGCCGGACCATCGAACTGCTCTCTGATGTCGCGGGCGAGATGGAAGTGATGCTCGACGTGCACACGTGGTGGAAGATTCGCGGCGGCTACGACCGCGAGACGGTCGAGGACCTCGTCACCTTCGCCGCCGAGCGGGACTGCTACTGGGTCGAAGAGCCGGTCTCGCCGGACGACCACGCGGGCTACGTCGACCTCGCGGCGACGGGCGCGCCGCTGGCCGGCGGCGAGAGCGAACCGACGCCAGACGGACTCGTCGCGCTCGGTGAGACGGGTGCGGTGGCCTTCCTCCAGGGCGACGTTCGCCACCACTGCGGTTACACCGGCTGTCGCCCCGCGGTCGAGTCCTGCGTCGGCCGCGACGTGGAGTTCGTCCCGCACAACTTCGGGACGTGGGTCGGCCTGCTCGCCAACGCGCACCTCGTCGCGGCCGCGCCCGAGGTGTCGCTCCTCGAATACCCGGTCTTCGAGGACGACCCGCTCCTCGACGCCGAGACCGACCCCGGAATGTACCCCTTCGACCTCGCGTTCGACATCATCGAGGGCCAACCCGCCGTCGAGGACGGCGTCCTCTCGCTGTCCGACGAGCCGGGACTGGGAATCGAAGTGAACTTCGACGCGCTCGACGACTACCCGTTCCGCGACGGGCCGTGGACCGAGTTCCACTACGACGAGGATTGA
- a CDS encoding universal stress protein — MVVDSTDSNERLLAEAGQIAAGTDTPLVLLTRITEDEIVENAETLQAMSDAANTPLESNSAREVATRFASQAADEAFESVDGTVEYDAVTVVAEEGEFADEVIRVAAERGCDHVYVAGRQRSPTGKALFGDTAQRVVLNFDGPVTILTE, encoded by the coding sequence GTGGTAGTCGACAGTACGGACTCCAACGAGCGCCTCCTCGCCGAGGCGGGGCAAATCGCGGCCGGCACGGACACGCCGCTCGTACTCCTCACGCGGATCACCGAGGACGAAATCGTCGAGAACGCCGAGACGTTGCAGGCGATGAGCGACGCCGCCAACACGCCGCTGGAGTCGAACTCCGCGCGGGAGGTCGCCACCCGATTCGCGTCGCAGGCAGCGGACGAGGCGTTCGAGTCGGTGGACGGAACCGTCGAGTACGACGCCGTCACCGTCGTGGCCGAGGAGGGCGAGTTCGCGGACGAGGTGATTCGCGTCGCCGCCGAGCGCGGTTGTGACCACGTCTACGTCGCCGGCCGACAGCGCTCGCCGACCGGAAAGGCGCTGTTCGGGGACACCGCACAGCGCGTCGTCCTCAACTTCGACGGACCGGTCACCATCCTGACCGAGTGA